Within the Synergistales bacterium genome, the region ATGATGTCACCTCCATTGATATGCGATAACGTTGCTCTATAATAGTATAGATGCCCTTCCGAAACGGTTCAAGTGAGAGGAGCGGAGGATGATGGCCTATCTCGGGGTTGATCCGGGCAGGGAGAAGATCGGCTGGGTGCTGGCCGACAGCGATGGGCGGCTGATCTGTTCCGGCATTCTCCCCGTGCGTCATCGGCAGGAGCTGCAGCGTGCCGTGAGGCAGGGGAACTGGCGGCGGCTTGCGCCCTTCCTTGCGGAGGGGGGGGCGCCTGAGGAGAAGGAGTGCGGTATCACATGTATCGTGGTGGGCGACGGGACGGGCAGTGCGGCGATACAGGTGCTCTTCGCCGGAGACAGACGGGTGCAGACCGTTCCGGAAGGCTACTCCACGCTGGAAGCCCGTTCCCTCTACTGGCGGTACCATCCGCCGCGGGGGATCCGGCGGCTGATCCCGAGATCGCTCTGTGTTCCTCCCAGACCTATCGACGATTTCGCGGCGCTCTATCTGGTGCGTCGCCATCTTGCAATGCAGCCGTGAGACAAACCGCGGCTGTGCCGACGGGACGCCCCGTTCGGGGAACCGAAGCAGCGAGCGAACCGAGAGAGGGGGTGCAGTATGGATAGGGACGTGTTGAGGCGTTTTGTCAACGCCTTTGGTGGAGGTGTCAAGGAGGTCAGCGCCTCCCTGGGCGTGCAGGCGGAACTGCAGAAAAAGGGAATCCGCCAGGGCGTAGAGGTCACCGGCAGCCGGGTGGCTGCGCTGGTTGGGGTGGTCGGCGGCGAGATCCACGGCACCGCGGCGATCATGCTGGATCAGCAGG harbors:
- a CDS encoding endonuclease — encoded protein: MMAYLGVDPGREKIGWVLADSDGRLICSGILPVRHRQELQRAVRQGNWRRLAPFLAEGGAPEEKECGITCIVVGDGTGSAAIQVLFAGDRRVQTVPEGYSTLEARSLYWRYHPPRGIRRLIPRSLCVPPRPIDDFAALYLVRRHLAMQP